One Paraburkholderia sp. HP33-1 genomic region harbors:
- a CDS encoding FadR/GntR family transcriptional regulator, translating to MSSLTEKVVATLSDEIRRGALRPGDRIPTEVAMMKQLSVSRSVVREAISRLQAANIVETRHGIGTFVLAPAGEKPMQLPAADLTSMLDVMAIIEFRIDVEAAAAALAASRRTEQNLKQIRIALDRFESELERGSTDTLAHDIEFHLQIARASGNRYFFDVLSQLGRSVSPRTRLGSAEIAELDQIEVLRSVLGEHMLIYRAIERQDADDARAAMRMHLSNSRERLRRAHELTKAGV from the coding sequence ATGAGCAGCCTAACTGAAAAGGTGGTGGCCACCCTTTCCGATGAAATTCGCCGCGGCGCGCTGAGGCCAGGCGACCGCATCCCCACCGAAGTCGCGATGATGAAGCAGTTGTCCGTGAGCCGATCCGTGGTTCGCGAGGCGATTTCGCGTCTGCAGGCGGCCAACATCGTCGAGACGCGCCACGGCATCGGCACGTTCGTGCTCGCACCCGCCGGCGAGAAGCCGATGCAACTGCCCGCCGCCGACCTCACGAGCATGCTCGACGTGATGGCGATCATCGAGTTCCGGATCGACGTCGAAGCGGCCGCGGCCGCTCTCGCGGCGTCGCGGCGCACCGAGCAGAACCTCAAGCAGATTCGCATCGCGCTCGATCGCTTCGAGTCGGAACTGGAGCGCGGCAGCACCGACACGCTCGCGCACGACATCGAGTTCCATCTGCAGATCGCACGCGCGAGCGGCAACCGCTATTTCTTCGACGTGCTGAGCCAGCTCGGCCGCTCGGTCAGCCCGCGCACGCGGCTCGGTTCGGCCGAGATCGCGGAGCTCGACCAGATCGAGGTTTTGCGCAGCGTGCTCGGCGAGCACATGCTGATCTATCGCGCGATCGAGCGTCAGGACGCCGACGACGCGCGCGCCGCGATGCGCATGCATCTGAGCAACAGCCGCGAGCGACTGCGCCGCGCGCATGAGCTGACGAAGGCCGGGGTGTGA
- a CDS encoding MFS transporter, which yields MTSVLSTALDPLESAVSKVKRNVLPLFLIMFIANYIDRVNIGFVNAHMKTDLGIGAAAYGLGSGLFFVGYALFEVPSNVLMQKFGARAWLTRIMGTWGLVAGAMAFVWNDTSFYVLRFLLGVAEAGFFPGVVFYFTQWLPQKERGKAMAIFLSGSALASVLSGPITGSLLSIRGLGLQGWQWMFLIEGGFSIVLCAVSWLLLKSHIRDAHWLTGEEQRVLEQSIAAEQAEREAQGGAHLPTMKLLKDPQIALFCFLYFAIQLTIYAATFWLPTIIRKMGGLTDFEVGMFNAIPWLIAMVAMYGFAVVSAKWRHQQGWMAVALVIAAIGLFASTSGNPVFSFVAICFSAIGFKAASSLFWPIPQGYLDARVAAGVLALINSLGNLGGFFAPATFGYLQQHTGSITGGLYGLGVASLLAAAAGFLTRKKPGNRDPLPDSLQGNAH from the coding sequence TTGACATCAGTTCTGAGCACCGCGCTCGATCCGCTGGAATCGGCGGTCTCGAAGGTGAAGCGCAACGTGCTGCCGCTTTTCCTGATCATGTTCATCGCGAACTATATCGACCGCGTGAACATCGGCTTCGTCAATGCGCACATGAAGACCGATCTCGGCATCGGGGCGGCCGCTTACGGGCTCGGCAGCGGTCTGTTCTTCGTCGGCTACGCGCTGTTCGAAGTGCCGTCGAACGTGCTGATGCAGAAGTTCGGCGCGCGCGCGTGGCTCACGCGCATCATGGGCACGTGGGGGCTGGTGGCGGGCGCGATGGCGTTCGTATGGAACGACACGTCGTTCTACGTGCTGCGTTTTCTGCTCGGTGTCGCCGAGGCGGGCTTCTTTCCCGGCGTCGTCTTTTACTTCACGCAGTGGCTGCCGCAAAAAGAACGCGGCAAGGCGATGGCGATCTTTCTGTCCGGCTCGGCGCTCGCGTCGGTGCTATCCGGTCCGATCACCGGCTCGCTGCTGTCGATTCGCGGTCTCGGTCTGCAAGGCTGGCAGTGGATGTTCCTGATCGAAGGCGGGTTCTCGATCGTGCTGTGCGCCGTGAGCTGGCTGTTGCTGAAGTCGCACATCCGCGACGCGCACTGGCTCACCGGCGAAGAACAGCGGGTGCTCGAACAATCGATCGCGGCCGAGCAGGCCGAGCGCGAAGCGCAGGGCGGCGCGCATCTGCCGACGATGAAGCTGCTGAAGGACCCGCAGATCGCGCTGTTCTGCTTCCTGTACTTCGCGATCCAGCTGACGATCTACGCGGCCACCTTCTGGCTGCCGACCATCATCCGCAAGATGGGCGGCCTGACCGACTTCGAGGTCGGCATGTTCAACGCGATTCCGTGGTTGATCGCGATGGTCGCGATGTACGGCTTCGCGGTCGTGTCGGCGAAATGGCGTCATCAGCAGGGCTGGATGGCGGTCGCGCTCGTCATTGCGGCGATTGGCCTGTTCGCGTCGACGTCGGGCAACCCGGTGTTCTCGTTCGTCGCGATCTGCTTCTCGGCGATCGGCTTCAAGGCCGCGTCGTCGCTGTTCTGGCCGATTCCGCAGGGCTACCTCGATGCGCGCGTCGCCGCCGGCGTGCTCGCGCTGATCAACTCGCTCGGCAACCTCGGCGGCTTCTTCGCGCCGGCCACCTTCGGCTATCTGCAGCAGCACACGGGCTCGATCACGGGCGGGCTGTACGGTCTCGGCGTGGCATCGCTGCTCGCGGCGGCGGCGGGCTTCCTGACGCGCAAGAAGCCCGGCAATCGCGATCCTTTGCCCGACTCGTTGCAGGGCAACGCGCATTGA